Part of the Panthera uncia isolate 11264 chromosome F2, Puncia_PCG_1.0, whole genome shotgun sequence genome, cttgcctccctctctccagctGGGCCACTCGGAAGCCCAATTCCTGGGGCTGTGGGAAGCCGCTCCTTCGTCACGCCCCTGGCAGTGCTGGAGGGATGGAAAAGCCTTGGAGGGCACTAAGGCACTGTGGGATTGTCCTGGTGTGGCTGTCAGTGCCGCAGGCCAGTGCCGAGGAGGTGGCGTGGCTCTGGGCCCTGGGGCTGGACCGAGTGGGCTGTGGCTGGCCTGGGGAGCTCATTCAGCCATTGGTCAAATCACCAGGGCCCAGAAAGGCTAGAAGGCTGCCAACCCCACAGAATAGGTGTGATTTTGGAATGGAATCTTCCTAAGGAAAACTAACAATCCCAGTGGAACAGAAATCTACACTCCCTGCTGCACCCGGAACGTCCGGTCCCCCAAGTGCCGGGCACCATCCTCCCTTCCCAGCCGACACAGCCAACCTCCAAGACCGgccccaggctgggggagggggtggtggtgagacGCCACCCTGGCTCCCATGAGGGGTATCTGTAAAAATGGACTTAATGTGCTAAACACCAAAACTGAGTGGGGTGCTTCCCCATGGAGACGATCACATGGCTGTAGCACGGGAGCCACAAAGCACCAGGGCTCCAGACTGACAGGAGTGCTGGACCCTCGTCCAGGGCACGTGACgggcccctggggaggagggccagAGGTACAGACAGGCACAGGGCTGAAGATCTCAGCTCTCAAAGGCCGGGGCGGGAACGCCGACAGCTGCCCTGTTAAGTGCGTGGTGTCGTGTGTGCGGCAAGGACCCTGGCTAGAACCACAGACCCCACGAGTGTGCTTGCCCAGGGAGGTGTATGAGCCCGAGGCCTCTCTTCTAGCTCCCCCCTCAGGAGATGGGGGACCAGTGAGCAGAACGACCCTTCACCAACAGAGCCCCTCCAAGCCAGCCCGTGCTGGGGTCCCTGGAACCCCCTGAGCCATAGGGTGGGccacctctggggaggggaggagaggagatggaAAGACTGTGTGTCCCCTCCCTCCAAGTGCAGCAGGAGAACAGCCACTGGGGGGCCACTTGGGCTGGCTTGGTCACACCCCGTCCTCGGGGACTGCGGGAGAAGGACCAATGCCTCCCAGCCTCCGGGCCATGCTGATCAGTGAGCGCAGCTGCACCAGCTTCGGTGGCCCCACCTCCCGGGGGTCCTGGTTCTCCAGCCACCGAAGAGCTGTCTCTAGTCCCCGCACCGCCTCCCCAGCAGTGGGCACcgcggcctcctcctcctcctctccaccccccatgACAGAGGGTAGGctggcggggggtggaggggcagcagGGGCCAGCACCGGGGGCCGGCCAGGGCCTGCCTCCTCTCTGCAGCTGTCCGGCAGCCCCCCGTCATCGTCCAGATGCAGCCACTTGGCCACTTCCTCGGGCGCCAGGCGCTTGTAGGCCAGGGCCGCCAGGTGCGTGAGGTCGCTGAGCACCCGGCTGTGCTCCGCGGCCTCCTCGGCCTGGCCCGCTGGCTGCCCAACACACTCCTCGCTGGGCCGAGGCTCGAAGGCCGCCCGCAAGCCGAGAAGCCAGCACCGCTCAATGCTGCCAGCCTGCACCAGGTCCCAGGAGAGGCCGGCCAGGTACAACATGTCCTTGAGCATGAAGCTGCGCATAAAGTCCAACGGGGAGCCCCCCGCACAAGACACAGCTAGCCTCAACAGCTCCCGCTTGTACAGCTGCTTGAAGGCGGCCACCACTCCCTGCTCCAGGGGAGCAGGGATGTGTGCCCGGCTGCTGCCCTTGGACAGGAACAGCACCCGCACGGCACCATCCGGGGTCTGCAGCTCTTCTGGGGAGCTGAGGGGCTCAGGCCGACACCGCCTGAGGGCCTCCTCATTCTCCTCCAGGGCGGGCGTCCTGGCAGCCGGGCTTGGGCAGGGCGGGTGGGCCACCAGCAGCACAGCCCTCTGCTGCAGGCAGCTGCGGCGCAGGTAGCGCCTCACGCCAGGGACGAACTCCTCGAAGAACCAGCCCCGCAGCAGTGGGCGACTCAGCCAGGCATCCGGGCTGTAGCGGTAGGAGGCTGGGAACTTGTCCTGGTTGTGGTGGCGCAGGCTGGGCGGGTCTGGCAGCTGCCCGATGACCAGCGGCTTCAGCTTGTGGCTGCCGGTCAGGTTGGCGGCCAGCAGCACTGTCACCCGGTCGCCCCGCCAGCGGCGGCCGCAGCCCCCCGCGCCGGGGTCTCCCGCGCCCAGGGGCGCGGCCTGCTCCGGAAGCAGCTTCCAGTAGAGGCCAGTGACGTTCGCGTTGTAGATCTGTTCGTCTCCGTAGCCGCCCtcggcggggggcggcggggccggggcccGCTCGGGCAGGGGGCCGGAGCTGGAGCCGGGGGGCTGCGCGGGCTCCTGCTTGACGGGCGGGCCGGGCGCGGGGCCCGCGGCCAGAGGCTCGGCCTCGCCATAGATGCGCTGGCTGGAGATGCCGTGGCGCTTCTGCCAGCGCCAGAACCAGCCGTGGCTGGCCTTGAAGGTGCACTCGGGCCCGTAGATCTGGCGCGCGAAGGCCTCGGCCTGAGCCTGGATGAGCGGCCCTGACAGCGGCACGCCGTGCTGGCGCAGCGCCAGGAACCACGAGTAGACGGCGCGGTCGATCTCCTCCTCGTTGGCCAGCCGCATCTTCTTGCGCTGCGTGCCCACCTCTCCGCCCAGCTGCTCCAGGAACCAGCGCAGCTTGGGCTCGTCCTTGAGCCAGCCGCGCAGCGTGCCGCCCGGCACGCCGAAGTCTCGGCACACGCTGGCCTGCCGCTCGCCGCCCTTGACGCGCTCGATGGCCTGGAGCTTGTCCTTGATGGAGTAGGCCTTGCGGAAGGCCATCTTCACGGCCACGCGGGGCCGCGGCCCGGGCGCGGGGGGNNNNNNNNNNNNNNNNNNNNNNNNNNNNNNNNNNNNNNNNNNNNNNNNNNNNNNNNNNNNNNNNNNNNNNNNNNNNNNNNNNNNNNNNNNNNNNNNNNNNNNNNNNNNNNNNNNNNNNNNNNNNNNNNNNNNNNNNNNNNNNNNNNNNNNNNNNNNNNNNNNNNNNNNNNNNNNNNNNNNNNNNNNNNNNNNNNNNNNNNNNNNNNNNNNNNNNNNNNNNNNNNNNNNNNNNNNNNNNNNNNNNNNNNNNNNNNNNNNNNNNNNNNNNNNNNNNNNNNNNNNNNNNNNNNNNNNNNNNNNNNNNNNNNNNNNNNNNNNNNNNNNNNNNNNNNNNNNNNNNNNNNNNNNNNNNNNNNNNNNNNNNNNNNNNNNNNNNNNNNNNNNNNNNNNNNNNNNNNNNCCCCCGTGCGTCGCccagccccgccccgcgccgcgccgcgcGCCGTCCGGCGCGTGCCGGCTCAgcagccccgcccca contains:
- the TIGD5 gene encoding tigger transposable element-derived protein 5; the encoded protein is MAFRKAYSIKDKLQAIERVKGGERQASVCRDFGVPGGTLRGWLKDEPKLRWFLEQLGGEVGTQRKKMRLANEEEIDRAVYSWFLALRQHGVPLSGPLIQAQAEAFARQIYGPECTFKASHGWFWRWQKRHGISSQRIYGEAEPLAAGPAPGPPVKQEPAQPPGSSSGPLPERAPAPPPPAEGGYGDEQIYNANVTGLYWKLLPEQAAPLGAGDPGAGGCGRRWRGDRVTVLLAANLTGSHKLKPLVIGQLPDPPSLRHHNQDKFPASYRYSPDAWLSRPLLRGWFFEEFVPGVRRYLRRSCLQQRAVLLVAHPPCPSPAARTPALEENEEALRRCRPEPLSSPEELQTPDGAVRVLFLSKGSSRAHIPAPLEQGVVAAFKQLYKRELLRLAVSCAGGSPLDFMRSFMLKDMLYLAGLSWDLVQAGSIERCWLLGLRAAFEPRPSEECVGQPAGQAEEAAEHSRVLSDLTHLAALAYKRLAPEEVAKWLHLDDDGGLPDSCREEAGPGRPPVLAPAAPPPPASLPSVMGGGEEEEEAAVPTAGEAVRGLETALRWLENQDPREVGPPKLVQLRSLISMARRLGGIGPSPAVPEDGV